The genomic window CTGCAGCTTCCGCATCGATCCTGAGTACAAAACAATCATCACCATTCACCGTCTTCTCTCCAATACAAACAGAGTTGGAGAACAAATTTGCCGTCGATCTCGGGTCAAGACCCTGTTATAAAATTCCGTaataagtacaaaaaaaaaaccaatagctctgataccatattaGAAACGAATAACATAAACAAACCGATACCATATTAGAAACGAATAACATAAACAAACCTGAAGAGATCTCCGAAGAGGTCTAGGCGGTCCTCGGGAGGCATGAGAGTGATGCCAAGGAGTTTGTCTCCAAGCAACTTTGCCGTCACTTCCGGCACTCATCTTACAACCAGAAACCACCAGCTCCAAGCACCAAAGTTCCGGCTTTTTTTGCCATACAACAAATCCTCCCAtctctccaccaccaccaccaccaatacTCTTCATCCCTTTCTTAAACTCCGGCGACGAtcccatcatcatcttcacctTCCCCATAGCATACATACTATCAATTGACTCTAACACCATCTCCCCTCCTGCTGCAGCCACATACTGCTGCACAATATACTTCGCCATGGAAACCTCCTGCAATCATCAGATTCAccaaatatatctaaatattaactctctctctctatatatatatatatacatgtatgttcTAGAATCCAATAACAAAATATTGACTTCAATCTTCTACTTACAATTGGATCATCTTTGATATCATTTTTGATGAAAGGTCGATGAGTTCGGACAGGGAGTGGGACGAGAGGAGCACCGACGACGCCGAGCATGAGTTGAAGCTCGGCGTTGCGGCCGAGAGCCGGGGCCGATAACcggtcaccaccaccaccaccatgtGGGCGCATCCAATTGGTGCAACGTGACCATGCACTCTTAGAGTGTGCATTAGAGCATAACATCTCTTCAGGAATTGGAACTTCAAGCACCGTGTCAAGACCATCCTCTCTGTCCAAGTTTGGCCAGAGCTTCCTCATCTTGAAACACACACAGTATGAAAAAACTAccacttgatttgatttggtttggtttggtttggtttggttggTATTTCTATTTGGTTGTGTTTGTTTGCATGGGCCCATTAGGACGTGGGTGGGGTCCAATGGAGTGAGTCTTTTGTTTCGTGATGGCACGCTTGTTTGCTGATTCTTTTGGGTTGGGTGGGTCCTCTTATGTTTGTATTGTTTCAACggttgaatttttaaaagttttggaGATTTAGAAGACATTTGTGACCAAACTGCTGATTAATGAGCTTTTGGTGTAGATACATGCACTACTTTTTCTCTATTGTGGACCCGGCTTGTCTGGTTGTTAgtcttcattgtttttttttttaataaaatttatttattatggttcttttttttaagtttaaatagATGCCGACGTTGTTCacttgaagatatatatatatatatatatacattgccGTTTATGTT from Dioscorea cayenensis subsp. rotundata cultivar TDr96_F1 chromosome 9, TDr96_F1_v2_PseudoChromosome.rev07_lg8_w22 25.fasta, whole genome shotgun sequence includes these protein-coding regions:
- the LOC120269159 gene encoding uncharacterized protein LOC120269159 translates to MRKLWPNLDREDGLDTVLEVPIPEEMLCSNAHSKSAWSRCTNWMRPHGGGGGDRLSAPALGRNAELQLMLGVVGAPLVPLPVRTHRPFIKNDIKDDPIEVSMAKYIVQQYVAAAGGEMVLESIDSMYAMGKVKMMMGSSPEFKKGMKSIGGGGGGEMGGFVVWQKKPELWCLELVVSGCKMSAGSDGKVAWRQTPWHHSHASRGPPRPLRRSLQGLDPRSTANLFSNSVCIGEKTVNGDDCFVLRIDAEAAALRARSSSNVEIIRHTVWGYFSQRTGLLVQLEDSHLLRIKAGNEESVYWETTMVSVIEDYRPIDGVNIAHSGRTTVSLSRFGNMNNEHTKTKVEEIWNIEEVDFNIWGLSRDCFLPPSDLNEDTEAGDMLVKNPRPTSKVSASAAKIGISKVAAVNIDDSDLTEGEEYGLS